The Terriglobus roseus sequence GGATGGCCATGCCGCATCAGCGTGCGGGCCACATTGCCATCAGCGCTTTCGATTAACTCGCGGACGCTGTCATCCCTGGTATCGATTCGGTGAACGCGATAGCGGAGAGCCCACGTCGTGTGATGAAAGTCTTCCAGTTGGTACTTCACTGCATCGGCGATCAACGCAGGCACTTCTTCCTGCGTGATCGCTTCGGCTGCTGCAGCATGCGGCACTGCATGTGCTGCGGGAAGCAGGAAGGCGGCGAGCGCGCCGGCAGCGAAGAGGAACGTTAGCGGAAGTTTCATTGTGCGATCAAAAGTCCTGCAGCCAGATTGTGGCTAGTGTACCGATGAGTGACTTATAGCGACGGCGCGTTGCCACCCGGGTGCGCGTTGGTTAGACTCACCGCAGGTCGAGTGAGGGAGCGCGTAACGATGGCAGGAGAAGTATCCACGGTCTTAGGCAAGTCCATTACAGTGCGCGGCGAAATTGTCGGTTCTGAGGATTTGGTAATTGACGGCAAAGTTGAAGGATCCATCAAGCTGACGGAGAGTCGCCTGACAATCGGTCCGAATGCGGAGATATTCGCAGACCTACACGTCCATGACGCTATCCTGCTGGGACGGTGTGAGGGTAATGTGATCGCGAGCGGACGCGTGGAGTTGCGCAAAGGGGCGTCCTTAACGGGAAATCTCACAGTGGCGCGTCTTAGCGTTGAGGACACCGCTTACCTTAAGGGCAACGTCCTCCTGAGCGGTACGAAAGAAGCATAAGCGATCGAATCAGCTTCACACGGCATGGGCGCCAGGTGCGCCGTAGATACCGGAGGTAGATGTGCGTCTGTTTGGCGGTTCTGAATCCCGTAATGCAGCGGCAAAGGAAAGCGCGCGGATTCCACGCGTCTCGAGCGGGTGGACTCACCTGCTGAAGCTGCTGCGCGCAGATGAGGGACAGCGCATCCTGGACATCGGGCCGACGTCGTCCATCAACATCAACTTTCTTACCGGTCTTGGTCACAGCATCTATATGTCCAACCTGGTCTCTGAGGTGTCCGATCCTCGTTGGTCGCCCACAGAGGCTGATGGCGCTTTTCCTGTCGAAGCATTCCTCGATGAGAACCTGAACTTCCGGGGCAGGGAATTCGACACCGTTCTGTTCTGGGATACTGCGGACTTTCTTCAGGCTGATCTGCGCGAGGCGGTCATTGGCCGTCTGCACCAGGCGCTTGTCCCGGGCGGTCAGTTGTTGGCGTTCTTCCATACGAAGCCGGAGAACGGCTTTCACCGTTATCATCTGCGTGAAGACGGCCAGGTGGATTCACAGCAGATGTCCGATCAGCCTGTGAAAGAGATTCTCAATAACCGGCAGATCGAGAAGCTCTTCAGCGAATACGGCAGCTACAAGTTCTTCCTCGCGAAAGATAATCTTCGCGAGGTGGTTGTAACCCGCTGACAACTTTTGGATAACGAAAAGAGGGAGCGCCTGGGCGCTCCCTCTTTCACGATCTGGAAGAATCTTACGAAGACTTGCGGCGGTCAGCCCAGCGCTTCTTCTGTGCATCCGCGATACGCTTGCGCGCCTCGGGGCTCAGGTTGCGCTTCTTGCGGCTGGAGCTGGTGCTCTTGGTTGCTGGCGGCGGTGCAACTACCTTGCGCGGACGACCGACGGCTTTTTTCGCAACGACGGGTGCTGCGGTTGTGCCGGAGCCTGCCAATAACGCGCGGGCCTGCTGTAGCTTCGCGATCTGGGCATCAATCTCTGCGAGGATGCGGTTTACTTCCAAAGTGTAGCCTCCTGAGAGCTCTCGCTCCGAACACAAGTGTAGACCATTCTGCTCGGGAGATTCGATCTTTCGAGTAACTACTTTGGGTTACGAAGTAGTTATTTTTCGGGAATATTAACGCTTGTTCCAGCGGCGGTGAGGGAATATCCGGGCCCCTCATCGTCAACGTCCTGGAACCGCGATACGGCACCAAGACCGCGCCGTTGGCTCTGTTCATCCATGTTCAAGCGCAGTTGCTGCGAGGTCGCAGTTCGGTCGTTTGCATAAGAGGATGCGAGACGAGTAAGTGCGAAGGTAACTATATCGGAGTGGTGCAGGTGTTCCATATCAGGATCGCGCCGCATATTCAGCCACAGCCGGTGCACAAGCTGTACATCGCTGGCAGGAATGCTTGGCGTATGCGGCCCTATATGGAAACTCTCAGCTTCACCGGCAGGCGGCACGACGTAGAAGGTGAACTGCCGTTTCGGCTCGGGCAAAGCCTCCCATGCCTGGCCTACGTGGTAAGCCTGTTCCTGCGCCGTTAGCTTCGTCGAGAGGCCAGAGACGACCGCTGCGACATCCAAAGAGTTTGCAGTGCGAACAATGGCAGCGAAGACATCGCCAGCTGGAACCACGACAAGACCGATGTGTTTGCCGAAACTCTCAGCGACGGAAACAGCCTTGGTAAACAACATCTGTTCGTGCTCGCTGAAGAGCTGCTCGGATGCGTCCACGTATTCCGGACCACCAGCACCCATCATGCGAGCTGCGAGAACTACCAGGTCCTGATCATCGGTATCCGTGCGCGCAAGAGCCCACTTTAAAGCATGAGGTGTTTCTGCGTCGCGCATGGTCACCAGGACGCCGCCTGAGCGAATCGCCAGGTCATCCCGGCCCACTTCTTCCGAGTGCTCCAGCTGGAAGTGTTCCTTCATCTGCCGTTCCGTTGCCTTGTGGCGACGTTTGTTGTCACGCTCAGATAACGAAAAAATGATGAAGAAGGCGACGGCAAAGATGATGCCGCTAACAGTCGCGACGGACTTGGTAAACAGATTCACGATCGCAATGGTCAGCAGCACAAGGAAGACGCAGGCCAGGCCAATGGGATATTCCGTTTTACCAATCTTAAGGTTGAGCGGGACCTTCGCGCCACGTTCGCCTTTGTACTTCCACCGCAGCACAAGCATGGCCAGCGCGTTGAAGGTAAAGCTCCAGATCACGCCGAAGGCATACGCTTCGCCGATCATGATGACATCACCGCGCGTGACGATGATGACAAACAGCTGGATGATGCAAACCAGGTTGACGATGCGATAGCTGGTGCCGAATTTACGTTGCGGCTTGCGAAACCAATCTGCAAGCACGCCATCTTCTGCAACGCGCATCAGCACGCCTGTAGAACCGACAATGGCCGTATTGACTGCACCGCCAAGAATCAGGAAGCCGACGATCACAACAAAAACGCGGAAGGCCACGCGCATCGCCAGGGGGCCGACCATGTACATGGCCATGCCGGCGATCAGGTTGTCGCGGTAGACGCTGACGCGAACCCCGTCGGGGATCAGCATGACGGCAAGCAGGGAACCAAGGCCGGTGAAGATCGTGCTGTAGATCGCGATGATCAGCGCCGCGCGCTTCAGGTTCTGTAGTTTGGGATGTTCGATCTCGCGATTGACCTGTGCGAGTGACTCTTCGCCGCTCATGGCCAGTACGGAATGGCCGAAGGCCATGAGGATACCGAAGAGACCAAGGCTCTTTGCAAAGCTTGTGTGCTTCAGAAAGCCAAGCGAAGAATCTGAGAATTTGAGGTTCGAGGGCGTGGGAAGAGGTGGCAGGTGCGCGCCGTAGTGGCCCACGCTGTACAGACCCCAGCCGATCAGAACGATCACCATGATAGTGGTGATCTTCATGATGGTCAGGGCCTTCTCGCTCGATTCCTCGATGCCCTTGATGTTCTGCCACCAGAAGTACAGCGTGATGATGATGGCAATGCCGGCAGAGGTGTGATTGACGTCAAACTGCCGCGTGGTCCCCGCAGCATTTGTCACCATCGCGTGGAAGTGGTGGGACGAACCCATCTCGATCAGCAGGCCGTTGAACAGGCCCACGATATATTGCCCTGCCGAAACGCCGGAGATCGGGCCCGTCAGGACATAGTCGAACATCAGGGCGGAGACACTGATCTTGGCGAAGGTACCGCCCAAGGCTTCCTTCACGATGCGGTAGACGCCCCCGCGCGTGTACATGGAACAGCTCTCGACATACACGGCACGAACCGCGTACGAGAACAGCATGACACCCAGGATGAGCCAGGGAGCAGACTTGCCGACAGCCTCCTCGGCGATACCGCCTGCATAGAAAGCGGACGAGCCAAGATCGTTGAGAACGATGGCGGCGGCGCGCCAGAAGGAGATAAACGTCAGCATCACGGAGGATGCGACTACCAGGCGAACTCGGCTGGATTGCGTCGGTGCGGGAATGCGTTTTGACGCCATTGGTTAAAGGGAACTCGTCTTCCGGCGTAGCCTGAGTTGCCTCGGCGGAAAGCATCGCCCAGCGAGGAGTGTACTGCGACGATGTGGGAGAGTCAATCGCCTGTGCACGCAGTTACTAGCTCAGACCGTCGGGAGAGGTGGCTTCTTCCCCGTTATCCGAGAAGAAGTCGTGAATGTCATGAACCACTGTGATCGCAACCACGATCGCGGAACCTCCCATGCCAATCAGGAACATGGGTACCAGTACATGCGAAATGGCGCGGACAATCAGGTCGAGCATGATCTTCATTGTATGCCTGTCAGCGAGGCTCGCAGCAACGTTAAACGAGGCAGGATGCTAGACTCCAACGCGATGCGCGTCCTTTCCAGCCGAGTCCTGACAGCGCTGCTGCTCGCCAGCGTCCTGCAGATCGTTATCTTCCCTGTAGCGGGACCGCTGCCCGCTTGGCGCTCTGCTTTGTCATGGTTCGCGCTTATCCCATTGCTATGGATGCTCCTGTCCGCCGGCGCCGCCTGGACGATGCGGCAGGCCGCACTCGTCGGGTATCTGAACGGTGTGCTTTGGTATCTGGGCACGTGCTATTGGATCTACTTCACAATGCATCAGTACGGCGGCATGGCGGTTCCTGTCGCGATGCTGGTCATGCTTCTGTTCTGCATGTACCTGGCGCTCTATCACGCGTTATTCGCGGTCCTGCTGCACATGGTGCGCCGAGCCGGTGCCGTATACGCGCTGATGGCCGCACCCTTTCTCTGGATCGCGGTGGAGCTTGCCCGTGCGCGGGTCACCAGCTTTCCCTGGAATCTACTGGGATATTCGCAGGTCGACAACGCCGTCCTGGCATCGCTTGCCCCCGTCACCGGTGTCTATGGGTTGAGCTTCGTACTGGCTGCCGGAAACGCTGCGATTGCGGCGGCTATCGTTCTGCCCAGGCGGCGCGTCGCCACCACCGTCGCCTTGGTAGCGGCGGTGATCGCAACAGGCGTCCAGAACTTCGGCTGGATGATGCAGGCGCCCATCCGGCACGGTTCTCAAAAGGCTGTGCTGCTGCAGCCCAACCTCTCGGTCACGGGAGGGGAGAGTGCTGACGCAGGGACTCTTGCACGCAGTTCTGCCGGACTTTCGTTGCAGGCCTCCGTGCTCGATGACTCTCCAGCGCGCGTGATCCTGTGGCCGGAATCGCCGTCGCCCTTCGATACGCAGAAACCTGGCTTCGTCTCCACGGTAAGTGGCCTTGCCTCTGAAACGCATGCGCCGGTCATCTCTGGCGCAGTCGGCTACGTGCAGGACCCATCGATCCAGCGGGGCTATCGCGTCTATAACTCCGCGCTGCTTTTCAAGCCGGGCAGTGGCTATGCCGCGCGTTATGACAAGATCCACTTAGTGCCATTCGGGGAATTTGTCCCGTACGCCAACCTCTTTAGCTTCGCCAGTGGCCTGACGCAGGCGGTGGGCACGTTTGATCGGGGTAGCAGCCGCGCAACCATCGACGCGGACGGCCATCGCTATGGCGTGTTCCTTTGCTACGAATCCATCTTCAGTGATGAGATACGACAGTTCGCGCGTAATGGTGCAGAGGTGCTGGTGAACCTGTCCGACGATGGCTGGTATGGCGATACCAGCGCGCCGTTCCAGCACCTGAACATGGCGCGTATGCGCGCCATCGAAAACCGTCGCTGGCTCCTTCGCGACACCAACAACGGCATCACCGCTTCCATCGATCCCAACGGCCGCGTGGTTGAGACGATGCAACGAAACCAGCGCGGAGCCGTTGCTGTCCACTTCGACTACCTCTCGGACAAGACGTTCTATACGCTGCACGGCGACCTCTTCGCGTACGCCTGCACGCTGTTCGCAATCGCCCTGCTGGCTTACGCGGCGCTTACACCCAGGCGGGCGGTAGACTGAAGTCATGTTGACTGACCTGGAATACAGCTACTCCCCGGTTCGTGCCCGCGTGCGCGATCTGCGGGAGTATCTTTGACTCGCCCAAACTCAAGAAGCAATTAGCCGTCGTTGAAACGGACATCTCCGACCCGGCGGTCTGGGCCGATGCCGCGCGTTCACAACCGCTCATGCGCGAACGCAAGCGCCTGGAGACGCTGCTCTCGGATGATGCAGAACTCGCTCGTCGCACAGACGATATCGACGCCTACTTCGAACTTGCGAAGGAAGGCGAAGACGTCGAGTCGGAGCTCGCAAAGGCCATCAAGGACGTCGACGAGTTCGCCGAGCAACTTGACTCGAAGACCATGCTCTCGCAGGAGAGTGATCCTCTGAATGCCATCGTCACAGTCCATCCGGGCGCCGGCGGTACAGAGAGTCAGGACTGGGCCGAGATGCTGATGCGCATGTACCTGCGCTGGGCCGAGAGGCAGGGGTTCAAGACCGAGATCAATGAAATTCAGGACGGCGACGAGGCCGGCATTAAGTCCGCCACATTTACGATCACTGGTGACTTCGCGTACGGCCTGCTGAATGGCGAGACCGGCGTCCATCGCCTTGTTCGCATCTCGCCCTTCGATTCGGCGAAGCGGCGCCACACGTCTTTCTCGTCGGTCTTTGTATCGCCTGAGATCGATGACACGATCATCATCGACATTAAGCCGGATGAGCTGCGTATCGATACGTATCGCTCCGGCGGGAAGGGCGGTCAGCATGTCAATACGACCGACTCCGCTGTTCGCATTACGCACCTCCCCACCGGTATTGTCGCCGGCTGCCAGAACGAGCGGTCGCAGCACAAAAACAAAGAGAAGGCGATGAAGATGTTGCGGTCACGCCTCTACGAGTTCGAGCTGGAGAAGAAGCGCGCGGTTAGCAAGAAACTCGAAGATGCAAAGAGCGACAACACTTTCGGTTCGCAGATCCGCTCGTATGTTCTGCAGCCCTATCGGATGGCTAAGGACCTGCGCACACGCGTGGAAGTGGGCGATGTGGATCGGGTGCTCGACGGCGATCTGCAACCCTTCATCCGCGGTTTCCTGAAGATGCGGCGTGAGGGTGGACCTTCTGGTCCCGTGGAAGACATCGACTAAGCGAAGTAAGTCTTCGCTATGTTGGGCTGCATCTTACTCAGCATGGCGAAGACGACACTCGAATCCGAACTGAAGAATCAACTGAAGGCTCTACTCGACGGCGGGCAGGCTCATGCGAAGCTCGACGACGCCGTGACTGGCATTCCTGCCGAAGCGCAGGGCCAGGTGCCGCAAGGATTGCCATACTCTCCCTGGCAGTTGCTCGAGCACATTCGTATCGCACAGAGAGACATTCTCGAGTTCAGCGACAACACCGACGGAACCTACAAAGAGATGAAGTGGCCGGACGACTACTGGCCCAAGTCTCCTGTGCCGCCCGACGCGCACGCCTGGGATAAGAGCGTCGCGGAGATGCGCAAGGATCGCGCAGCCTTCGAAAAGCTGCTTGCGGAACGTGACCTGACGGAGCCCTTCCCGTGGGGCGATGGGAAGCAGAACCTGCTGCGCGAGGCACTGTTGATCGCGGATCACGAGTCGTACCATACAGGCGAGTTGATCGTGACGCGCCGGTTGCTGGGGGTATGGCAGCCGAAGAAAGGGCACGCATGAACTCCCCGGAAGACATTGCAGGCATGCTCGCGGCAAAGACCATTGCCGTCGTGGGGCTATCCGACGACCCGTCAAAGCCAAGCCACTACGTCTCGGCTTATATGCAGACGGCAGGGAAGCGCATCCTGCCCGTAAATCCATCCGTCCAGTCCGTCCTGGGGGAAACCTGCTACGCCTCACTCAAAGACCTGCCCGAAAGGCCCGGCGTAGTGAATGTCTTTCGCTTGCCCAAGGCGATCCCCGGCATCGTCGACGAGATGATCGAGCTCGGCCTGACCGATCTTTGGGTACAGCAGGGCATCCGCCACGCCGAGGCCGCAGCCAAGGCTGAAGCAGCCGGCATCCGCGTCGTCATGGACCGCTGCATCATGGTCGAACACCGCATGCGAGGCCGTTAGCCGACACAATCGGGTCGCCTTTAAGGAATCAGCCTCCAGGCATCCCTCTTCAATCAGTTTTTACTAACGGGTGGGCGTGATCCGATGTTGCTGAAATGAGCAGGGCAGGTGCGAATTGTAAGGTCACAGCTTCAGCGATGCCATATCAGTCCTTCCGGAAATCCGACTTTGGCCGCTCGGGCGTAACCGATGGGTAGGTTCCGCGTCGAATGAAAGCAACCGTCGAGAAAAGCAACAGCACCCTACAATGACAACGATGAGATTTCCACGCGCCTTTCGTCTTCTGCCGGCACTGTTGCTGGCATTCCTGTCGCCCAGCCTGCTCTCCGGCCAGATTGGCATCACGGTAGGCGATGGCGGGCCCGGCCCGGTGAAAGCGCAGCACCTGACCGTGGAGATGATCTCTGCCGGCCCCCAGATCGCCGCTGGCGGGAAGCAGACTGTCGCCTTCGTCTTCTCCATGGAGACTGGCTGGCACGTTTACTGGCGCAATGCCGGTTTCGCCGGCTACCCGCCCCGCGTAAAGTGGACGCTTCCCACTGGCGTCACCACGGGCGAGCTCCAGTTCCCTGCGCCGGACCGTCTTCCCCTGGATACGACGGTCGACTATGGCTACGAAGATTCCGTCGCCTATCCCGTTACCGTCGAGGCCGCTCCGAAGTTAAAGCCCGACGCGAAGGGGAATGTTCATCTGGCGGCGAAGCTCGACTGGCTCGTATGCAAACAGGTCTGCGTCCCCGGCAAGGCCGATCTCGGGCTTGATTTGAAGCTGGTACCGGCTGGCACCCAGGTAAGTCACGACGGCGAAAGTGTCGGCGAACTAGGCGCTGCACTAAAGTCCATGCCGAAGCCGATCCCCCCGGCATTCAAGCTCACAGCGAACAGCGTCGGCGACCGCATCTACCTGACCGCCGTCACCGGTACCCACGAGACCGATCCTGAGTTCTACCCGATGGATCAGGATGTCATCGCGGATGCGGCGGACGTCCCGGCTTTTGGCCTGGAGGACGGCGCTCAGATCCAGATGCAGAAGTCACCCGCGGCGAAGACAATGCCTGCGACCCTGCATGGACTGCTCAAGTTCTCGCCCGAAGAAACTTACGAGATCAACCTTCCCATCGTGGCAGGTGCGCCTGCCGTCATTGCAGGCGGATCGACGAGCACGACAGATGGTGGCGCGACGAAGCTCACTGCAATCAGCGCCATAGCGCTGGCCTTCGTGGGTGGCATGCTGCTGAACCTGATGCCGTGCGTCTTCCCGGTGCTCTTCCTTAAGGCGCTCTCGCTGCTGCAGTCTTCCACGGAAGAGAAGCATCGCGTCCGTGCCCATGGCGTTGCGTACACGCTTGGCATCGTGGCTTCGTTCTGGCTCGTGGTTGCCGCTCTACTTGCGCTGCGTGCCGGCGGCAAACAGTTTGGATGGGGCTTCCAGTTACAGTCTCCGGGTTTCGTCGTCGTCCTGGCCGCGTTCCTCTTCTTCTTCGCACTGTCGCTGTCTGGCATGTTCGAGCTTGGCCTGTCGCTCACCAGCACGGGCGATGCGCTGACCCGCAAGAGCGGCTACACCGGCTCGTTCTTCACCGGCGTCCTTGCAACCGTCGTGGCAACGCCATGCGTTGGCCCCTTCATGGGCGCCGCCATCGGCTTCGCCCTGGCACAGCCTGCGGTCGTCACCTTCCTGGTCTTCACCTCACTCGCACTGGGACTGGCCGCGCCTTACCTGGCTCTTACGTTGCAGCCAGCATGGGTCCGCCTGCTGCCGAAGCCCGGTGCATGGATGGAAGTTTTGAAGCAGGTCACGGCGCTGCCGCTCTTCGGCTTTGTCATCTGGTTGGTTTACATCTACGGGCGCCTCTTCAGCGGACCAAACAGCGGTTCCGACGGCATCCTGCGGATGACCCTGCTGCTGACGTGCCTGCTGCTCATCGCGATTGCCGCCTGGGCGCTCGGCCGCTGGCCTGCGAATCGCTGGAGTACCATCGCCGCCGTGCTGATTACGGTCGGTGCTTTGGCAGTACCACTCTCCGCCTCGCATGAGGACGCAACCGCCACTGTTTGGAAGACCTTCAGCGCAGAAGACGTTCGGCAGGCCCGCGCGAGTGGCAAGGCAGTCTTTGTCGACTTTACGGCGGCGTGGTGCCTTAGCTGCCAGGTGAATGAGCGCGTTGTACTGAACTCGGGTGATGTGAAGAAGCAGCTGCAGGCAGCCAACGTCGTGCCCATGCGCGCGGACTGGACGCAGTACGACCCGAAGATCACTGCAGCTCTCCAGGCCGTGGGGCGCAGCGGCGTACCGACGTACATCATTTATCCTGCAAATCCGCAGGCTGCTCCGGATGTACTGCCAGAGGTACTGAGTAAGAGCGTCGTACTGGATGCAATGGCGAAGGATCTGAAAAAGTAAGGCCGCCTACTCGGTGCCAGCGGCTTCGCGCGCGCGGGCGATCTCGTCCATACGCTGCGCCAGTTGCCGCTCGCGGCCCTGGTCTGTCGGGATGTAGTAACGACGGCCCCTGAGTTCGTCGGGCAGGCATTGCATCGCGGCGACCTTGCCCGGCAGGTCGTGCGCATACTGGTATTCCTTGCCGTAGCCAAGGTCCTTCATCAACCGGGTCGGGGCGTTGCGCAGATGCAGCGGGACCGGCTGCGCACCGGTTGCATTCACGTCTGCAGCGACGTCATTGAAGGCGACGTAAACTGCATTCGACTTAGGCGCCAGCGCCAGGTACACCACGGCTTGAGCCAGTGCTAACTCGCCCTCCGGTGAGCCAAGGAAGTGCATCGCCTGCTGTGCGGAGAGTGTCAGGTTCAAGGCCTCCGGTGCCGCAAGGCCAATGTCTTCGACGGCCATGCGAACGACCCGGCGAGCAATGTACATAGGGTCTTCGCCCGCGGCCAGCATGCGTCGGAGCCAGTAGATCGAAGCGTCCGCATCGGAGTTGCGAACGCTCTTGTGCAGCGCGCTGATCAGGTCGTAGTGCTGCTCGCCCTTTTTGTCGTAGAGCAGCGTGCGCTGCTGTAGCGCGTCGGCGACGGCCTCGCGCGTGAGCCTGGAGTCGCCACGGCCGATCAGCAGGTGCGCCGTGGTTTCCAGTGCGTTCAGGGCGTAGCGCGCGTCGCCGTTGCTGAAGCTGGCGATACTCTCCAGGGCGCCCTCCGCCGCCTCAATTTGAGACGTCTCAATCCCACGCTCTTTATCGGTCAAAGCACGCCGCAGCAGAGCCACAATCTCTTCATCACCGATGGACTGGAGCACGTAAACGCGGCACCGGGACAGCAACGCGGCATTCAGTTCAAACGACGGATTCTCCGTCGTCGCACCGATCAGCCGCAGAGCTCCGCGCTCGACGTAGGGCAGGAAGGCATCCTGTTGCGCCTTGTTGAAGCGATGGATCTCATCGACAAACAGGATGGTTCGCGAGCCGTGGGAGGCCGCGCGCTCCGCGTCGACCATCACCTGCTTGATCTCCTTGATGCCGCTGGTGACCGCACTGAACTCGATGAACGTCGCGCTGGTCGTCTTCGCGATGATCTTTGCGAGGGTCGTCTTGCCGGTCCCGGGTGGGCCCCAGAAGATCATAGAGCCGGGCTCCCCGCGCTCGATGGCCAGGCGCAGAGGTTTGCCCGGGCCGATCAGATGCTTCTGTCCTGCGAACTCGTCCAGGTTGCGGGGCCGCATGCGTTCCGGCAGCGGCACATCGCGCTGATCTTGTGGCTGTCTGGTCGTCTGCTGCGATTCGAAGTTGTCGAAGAGGCTCATCGTGTCGATCGATCTTTGAAGCGTCTCTGCTGTGATGCTTCATAGAGGAGCAGGGAACCCGCGACGGCGGCGTTCAGGCTCTCCGTGGGACCGATGGTAGCCAAAGTGACGCGTTCGTCGCAGACCTCCAGCAGCGCACCCGAGACTCCGGCTGCCTCATTGCCGACGATGATCACGGCCGTACCGTCGAAGCTGGTGACGTGAGCCAACTCCCCGTCGCGTGCGACCGCCGCGAATAGCCTGGCATCTACGGCCCGCAGAGAGAGCAGGAGATCGTTGTTCCAGCGAGGCAACGGCATGCGGAAGGCGGCACCAGCGGAGGCCCGCAGGCACTTGCCGTTCCACGGATCGACCGTGCCATCCCCGAGAGCCACAGCCGAGGCACCGAAGGCCTCGGCGGAGCGGATCAGCGTCCCCAGGTTGCCGGGGTCCTGGATGCCATCGGCCAGCAATACGAGATCGCCCGTCCGTGGCACATACGACTGGGCGGGCCGGTCGAGCATAGCGGCGATCCCCTGGGCCTGTTCCGTCGCCGCGGCGCTGTCGAACGCCTCGCGCGAGAGCAGCAGGACTTCGCGTGCCGCGTCCTCAGGCAGTTGATCCAGTACGCCCGCCTGGTCGTCGCGAACATAGAGGGTCGTCAGCAGCAGGCCGCTGGCCACGGCCTCGCGCACCAGGTGAAAGCCCTCGATCCCAACCGTTTCGCCGCGCCTGGTCTGCAGTGCAGATCGCAGGGCACGCACGCGGGTATTCGTCTTGCTTGTAATCCGTTCCGGCATCATGCGGATTCTACGTGGTTCCTTCGATCAACGAAGCATTGCCAATGTGCTACCGTGCTGTTTTGGGCGCTGCTTCGCTGGTATGGGAACCGCTTGACTGTTTGGCCTTGGAGAGTGCATGTCGGCAGAGATGTTGCGGATGAACCCGGATGAGCCTGAAGCAGACCTGGTGCGGTATGTCGCCAGTTCGCTCGAAAGCGGTATGGTCGTCGCGATGCCGACTGACACCTTCTACGGTCTTGCCGTAGACCCGGTGAATCTGCGAGCCGTTGAGCAGATCTACGAATTGAAGACCCGAGCCAAACACAAGCCTTTGTCTCTGCTGATCGCCAACCTGTCGCAGGGGTACGAACTGGCGCGCGATATTGACACTGCATTTGACCGGCTGGCAGAGAAGTTCTGGCCCGGCCCTTTGACGATCATCGTCAAGGCTGGATCGCGTCTGCCACTTCGTGTGACCGCGCATACGGGCAATGTTGCCTTGCGCGTTCCGGAGGCGCCTATCGCGCGTGCCGTTGTGGAAAAGCTCGGACTGCCCATCACGGCCACCTCCGCGAACCTTGCTGGCCATCCGGAGTGCACGCACGCTCGCTGCGTGCGCGAGCAGCTTGGCGACCGGATCCCGTTGATCGTCGACGGTGGACCAACGGCGCGGACCGTTCCAACGACGATCGTGGACCTTAGCGGTGGCGGCAACTCGTGGATGATCCTGCGCGAAGGGGCCATTCCAACCCACGAGATCGCTTTGGCACTTCAGTAGACGGGCAGTCGTTCAACGAAAGAACCGGGCGCAAACCTTATGGCAGCAAGATCGCGAAAACGGCGAAGCAGGGAGGGACATCCGTTCCGAACGCTTTTTGTCGTTCTTGTGCTGGTTGCCGGCGTGTGGTTTGCCAGTCTGTATTTGCGCATCGACCGCGTAGCCAGGGAGGACCAGGCGCAGCCGTCGGACGCTATTGCCGTCTTCGGGGCCGCACAGTATGTTGGGCACCCGTCTCCTGTCTTCCACGCACGGCTGGATAAGGTGGTGTCGCTCTACCGGCGCGACA is a genomic window containing:
- a CDS encoding bactofilin family protein — translated: MAGEVSTVLGKSITVRGEIVGSEDLVIDGKVEGSIKLTESRLTIGPNAEIFADLHVHDAILLGRCEGNVIASGRVELRKGASLTGNLTVARLSVEDTAYLKGNVLLSGTKEA
- the prfB gene encoding peptide chain release factor 2 (programmed frameshift), translating into MLTDLEYSYSPVRARVRDLREYLDSPKLKKQLAVVETDISDPAVWADAARSQPLMRERKRLETLLSDDAELARRTDDIDAYFELAKEGEDVESELAKAIKDVDEFAEQLDSKTMLSQESDPLNAIVTVHPGAGGTESQDWAEMLMRMYLRWAERQGFKTEINEIQDGDEAGIKSATFTITGDFAYGLLNGETGVHRLVRISPFDSAKRRHTSFSSVFVSPEIDDTIIIDIKPDELRIDTYRSGGKGGQHVNTTDSAVRITHLPTGIVAGCQNERSQHKNKEKAMKMLRSRLYEFELEKKRAVSKKLEDAKSDNTFGSQIRSYVLQPYRMAKDLRTRVEVGDVDRVLDGDLQPFIRGFLKMRREGGPSGPVEDID
- a CDS encoding class I SAM-dependent methyltransferase, with protein sequence MRLFGGSESRNAAAKESARIPRVSSGWTHLLKLLRADEGQRILDIGPTSSININFLTGLGHSIYMSNLVSEVSDPRWSPTEADGAFPVEAFLDENLNFRGREFDTVLFWDTADFLQADLREAVIGRLHQALVPGGQLLAFFHTKPENGFHRYHLREDGQVDSQQMSDQPVKEILNNRQIEKLFSEYGSYKFFLAKDNLREVVVTR
- the lnt gene encoding apolipoprotein N-acyltransferase: MRVLSSRVLTALLLASVLQIVIFPVAGPLPAWRSALSWFALIPLLWMLLSAGAAWTMRQAALVGYLNGVLWYLGTCYWIYFTMHQYGGMAVPVAMLVMLLFCMYLALYHALFAVLLHMVRRAGAVYALMAAPFLWIAVELARARVTSFPWNLLGYSQVDNAVLASLAPVTGVYGLSFVLAAGNAAIAAAIVLPRRRVATTVALVAAVIATGVQNFGWMMQAPIRHGSQKAVLLQPNLSVTGGESADAGTLARSSAGLSLQASVLDDSPARVILWPESPSPFDTQKPGFVSTVSGLASETHAPVISGAVGYVQDPSIQRGYRVYNSALLFKPGSGYAARYDKIHLVPFGEFVPYANLFSFASGLTQAVGTFDRGSSRATIDADGHRYGVFLCYESIFSDEIRQFARNGAEVLVNLSDDGWYGDTSAPFQHLNMARMRAIENRRWLLRDTNNGITASIDPNGRVVETMQRNQRGAVAVHFDYLSDKTFYTLHGDLFAYACTLFAIALLAYAALTPRRAVD
- a CDS encoding APC family permease yields the protein MASKRIPAPTQSSRVRLVVASSVMLTFISFWRAAAIVLNDLGSSAFYAGGIAEEAVGKSAPWLILGVMLFSYAVRAVYVESCSMYTRGGVYRIVKEALGGTFAKISVSALMFDYVLTGPISGVSAGQYIVGLFNGLLIEMGSSHHFHAMVTNAAGTTRQFDVNHTSAGIAIIITLYFWWQNIKGIEESSEKALTIMKITTIMVIVLIGWGLYSVGHYGAHLPPLPTPSNLKFSDSSLGFLKHTSFAKSLGLFGILMAFGHSVLAMSGEESLAQVNREIEHPKLQNLKRAALIIAIYSTIFTGLGSLLAVMLIPDGVRVSVYRDNLIAGMAMYMVGPLAMRVAFRVFVVIVGFLILGGAVNTAIVGSTGVLMRVAEDGVLADWFRKPQRKFGTSYRIVNLVCIIQLFVIIVTRGDVIMIGEAYAFGVIWSFTFNALAMLVLRWKYKGERGAKVPLNLKIGKTEYPIGLACVFLVLLTIAIVNLFTKSVATVSGIIFAVAFFIIFSLSERDNKRRHKATERQMKEHFQLEHSEEVGRDDLAIRSGGVLVTMRDAETPHALKWALARTDTDDQDLVVLAARMMGAGGPEYVDASEQLFSEHEQMLFTKAVSVAESFGKHIGLVVVPAGDVFAAIVRTANSLDVAAVVSGLSTKLTAQEQAYHVGQAWEALPEPKRQFTFYVVPPAGEAESFHIGPHTPSIPASDVQLVHRLWLNMRRDPDMEHLHHSDIVTFALTRLASSYANDRTATSQQLRLNMDEQSQRRGLGAVSRFQDVDDEGPGYSLTAAGTSVNIPEK